One window of the Triticum dicoccoides isolate Atlit2015 ecotype Zavitan chromosome 3B, WEW_v2.0, whole genome shotgun sequence genome contains the following:
- the LOC119280033 gene encoding anthranilate O-methyltransferase 3-like — protein MTSKQMVHMNQGQGERSYVSGNAQQNRMKLLIEGAIIDLYSRTSTLLPEMMVIAELGCSFGPNSLSLVLVAVEAIHGYCLQFQQAPPELCVFLNDLPDNDFNTVVKSLVTLRRINDPVVVTGVAPGSFYERLFTSSSVHLVCSSSSLHWLSKVSEVLRRNQIPAYYINEHARREKLPMVLEAYAQQLGEDFRHFLELRAKELVTGGQMVVSIIGRHSDGIAPFHIRDILAQVLSIMASEGVIDKAKFDSFYVPVYGPSKEDLREIIQEEGSFSIKEFLVHDFLIDLDSALVTPSWIANQIRAVHEQIVVQHFGDVMDEFVRITERHWSLDTSLMQEEHVGLAMLTLSVTKA, from the exons AACGCTCAGCAAAACAGGATGAAGCtcctgatagaaggagccatcatagACTTATACAGCAGGACCAGCACCTTGTTACCTGAAATGATGGTGATTGCGGAGTTGGGCTGCTCCTTTGGCCCAAATTCGTTGTCACTGGTATTGGTCGCTGTCGAGGCGATTCATGGTTACTGTCTTCAGTTCCAGCAGGCACCACCGGAACTGTGTGTGTTCCTCAACGACCTGCCTGACAACGACTTCAACACGGTGGTGAAGAGCCTCGTCACACTCCGTCGAATCAACGACCCTGTGGTCGTGACGGGTGTCGCACCAGGATCCTTTTATGAGAGGCTCTTCACTAGTAGCTCCGTGCATCTTGTGTGCTCGTCCAGTAGCCTGCACTGGCTCTCAAAGGT CTCTGAAGTTCTAAGAAGGAACCAGATCCCGGCTTACTACATCAATGAGCATGCTAGGCGTGAAAAGCTCCCTATGGTCCTTGAAGCCTATGCACAGCAGCTCGGGGAGGATTTCAGACATTTTCTAGAACTGAGAGCTAAAGAATTAGTCACAGGAGGGCAGATGGTTGTTTCCATTATAGGAAGGCATTCTGATGGCATCGCCCCCTTTCACATCCGGGACATTCTTGCTCAGGTTCTAAGTATTATGGCCTCAGAG GGTGTAATCGACAAGGCAAAGTTTGATTCTTTCTACGTGCCAGTCTATGGACCTTCCAAGGAAGATCTAAGGGAGATCATCCAGGAAGAGGGGTCCTTTTCGATCAAGGAGTTTCTAGTGCATGACTTCTTAATCGACCTGGACAGTGCACTTGTCACCCCAAGCTGGATTGCGAACCAGATAAGAGCCGTGCATGAACAGATAGTCGTGCAACATTTCGGAGATGTGATGGACGAATTCGTGAGGATCACGGAGCGGCACTGGAGCTTGGACACAAGCTTGATGCAGGAAGAGCATGTCGGATTAGCTATGCTGACTTTATCGGTCACCAAGGCATGA